In Bos javanicus breed banteng chromosome 2, ARS-OSU_banteng_1.0, whole genome shotgun sequence, the following proteins share a genomic window:
- the LCK gene encoding tyrosine-protein kinase Lck isoform X1, with protein MGCSCSSNPEDDWMENIDVCENCHYPIVPLDGKTTLPMRNGSEVRDPLVTYEGSNPPASPLQDNLVIALHSYEPSHDGDLGFEKGEQLRILEQNGEWWKAQSLTTGQEGFIPFNFVAKANSLEPEPWFFKTLSRKDAERQLLAPGNTHGSFLIRESESTAGSFSLSVRDFDQTQGEVVKHYKIRNLDKGGFYISPRVTFPGLHELVRHYMNTSDGLCTRLSRPCQTQKPQKPWWEDEWEVPRETLKLVERLGAGQFGEVWMGYYNGHTKVAVKSLKQGSMSPDAFLAEANLMKQLQHQRLVRLYAVVTQEPIYIITEYMENGSLVDFLKTSEGIKLTINKLLDMAAQIAEGMAFIEEQNYIHRDLRAANILVSHSLSCKIADFGLARLIEDNEYTAREGAKFPIKWTAPEAINYGTFTIKSDVWSFGILLTEIVTHGRIPYPGMTNPEVIQNLERGYRMVRPDNCPEELYQLMMLCWKERPEERPTFDYLRSVLEDFFTATEGQYQPQP; from the exons ATGGGCTGTAGCTGCAGCTCAAACCCAGAAGATGACTGGATGGAAAACATCGATGTATGTGAAAACTGCCACTACCCCATAGTCCCACTGGATGGCAAGACCACG CTGCCCATGCGGAATGGCTCTGAAGTGCGTGATCCACTGGTCACCTACGAGGGATCCAACCCCCCAGCTTCTCCACTGCAAG ACAACCTGGTTATCGCCCTGCACAGCTATGAGCCTTCTCACGACGGAGACCTGGGCTTCGAGAAGGGTGAACAGCTCCGTATCCTGGAGCA GAACGGCGAGTGGTGGAAGGCGCAGTCCCTGACCACGGGCCAGGAAGGTTTCATCCCCTTCAACTTTGTGGCCAAAGCGAACAGCCTGGAGCCCGAACC CTGGTTCTTCAAGACTCTGAGCCGCAAGGACGCGGAGAGGCAGCTCCTGGCGCCGGGGAACACGCACGGCTCCTTCCTGATCCGGGAGAGCGAGAGCACGGCGG GATCGTTTTCACTGTCGGTCCGGGACTTCGACCAGACCCAGGGAGAAGTGGTGAAACATTACAAGATCCGTAACCTGGACAAAGGCGGCTTCTACATCTCGCCCCGCGTCACTTTTCCCGGCTTGCACGAGCTGGTCCGCCATTACATGA ATACTTCGGACGGGCTGTGCACACGATTGAGCCGCCCCTGCCAGACCCAGAAGCCCCAGAAGCCGTGGTGGGAGGATGAGTGGGAGGTTCCCAGGGAGACTCTGAAGCTGGTGGAGCGGCTGGGGGCTGGCCAGTTCGGAGAGGTGTGGATGG GGTACTACAACGGGCACACGAAGGTGGCAGTCAAGAGCCTGAAGCAGGGCAGCATGTCCCCCGATGCCTTCCTGGCCGAGGCCAACCTCATGAAGCAGCTGCAACACCAGAGGCTGGTCCGGCTCTACGCGGTGGTCACCCAGGAGCCCATCTACATCATCACGGAATATATGGAGAACG gaagcctggtggattTTCTCAAGACCTCCGAAGGCATCAAGCTGACTATCAACAAACTCTTGGACATGGCAGCCCAA ATTGCAGAGGGCATGGCATTCATTGAAGAGCAGAATTATATCCACCGTGACTTGAGGGCTGCCAACATCCTGGTGTCCCATAGCCTGAGCTGCAAGATCGCAGACTTTGGTCTAGCACGCCTCATTGAGGACAACGAGTACACAGCCAGGGAGG GTGCCAAGTTTCCCATTAAGTGGACAGCACCAGAAGCCATTAACTATGGGACATTCACCATCAAGTCGGACGTGTGGTCTTTTGGGATCCTGCTGACGGAGATTGTCACTCATGGTCGCATCCCTTACCCAG GGATGACCAATCCTGAGGTGATTCAGAACCTGGAGCGAGGCTACCGCATGGTACGACCTGACAACTGCCCGGAGGAGTTGTACCAGCTTATGATGCTGTGCTGGAAGGAGCGCCCGGAAGAACGGCCCACCTTTGACTACCTGCGCAGCGTGTTGGAGGACTTCTTCACAGCCACGGAGGGCCAGTACCAGCCCCAGCCCTGA
- the LCK gene encoding tyrosine-protein kinase Lck isoform X2: MRNGSEVRDPLVTYEGSNPPASPLQDNLVIALHSYEPSHDGDLGFEKGEQLRILEQNGEWWKAQSLTTGQEGFIPFNFVAKANSLEPEPWFFKTLSRKDAERQLLAPGNTHGSFLIRESESTAGSFSLSVRDFDQTQGEVVKHYKIRNLDKGGFYISPRVTFPGLHELVRHYMNTSDGLCTRLSRPCQTQKPQKPWWEDEWEVPRETLKLVERLGAGQFGEVWMGYYNGHTKVAVKSLKQGSMSPDAFLAEANLMKQLQHQRLVRLYAVVTQEPIYIITEYMENGSLVDFLKTSEGIKLTINKLLDMAAQIAEGMAFIEEQNYIHRDLRAANILVSHSLSCKIADFGLARLIEDNEYTAREGAKFPIKWTAPEAINYGTFTIKSDVWSFGILLTEIVTHGRIPYPGMTNPEVIQNLERGYRMVRPDNCPEELYQLMMLCWKERPEERPTFDYLRSVLEDFFTATEGQYQPQP; the protein is encoded by the exons ATGCGGAATGGCTCTGAAGTGCGTGATCCACTGGTCACCTACGAGGGATCCAACCCCCCAGCTTCTCCACTGCAAG ACAACCTGGTTATCGCCCTGCACAGCTATGAGCCTTCTCACGACGGAGACCTGGGCTTCGAGAAGGGTGAACAGCTCCGTATCCTGGAGCA GAACGGCGAGTGGTGGAAGGCGCAGTCCCTGACCACGGGCCAGGAAGGTTTCATCCCCTTCAACTTTGTGGCCAAAGCGAACAGCCTGGAGCCCGAACC CTGGTTCTTCAAGACTCTGAGCCGCAAGGACGCGGAGAGGCAGCTCCTGGCGCCGGGGAACACGCACGGCTCCTTCCTGATCCGGGAGAGCGAGAGCACGGCGG GATCGTTTTCACTGTCGGTCCGGGACTTCGACCAGACCCAGGGAGAAGTGGTGAAACATTACAAGATCCGTAACCTGGACAAAGGCGGCTTCTACATCTCGCCCCGCGTCACTTTTCCCGGCTTGCACGAGCTGGTCCGCCATTACATGA ATACTTCGGACGGGCTGTGCACACGATTGAGCCGCCCCTGCCAGACCCAGAAGCCCCAGAAGCCGTGGTGGGAGGATGAGTGGGAGGTTCCCAGGGAGACTCTGAAGCTGGTGGAGCGGCTGGGGGCTGGCCAGTTCGGAGAGGTGTGGATGG GGTACTACAACGGGCACACGAAGGTGGCAGTCAAGAGCCTGAAGCAGGGCAGCATGTCCCCCGATGCCTTCCTGGCCGAGGCCAACCTCATGAAGCAGCTGCAACACCAGAGGCTGGTCCGGCTCTACGCGGTGGTCACCCAGGAGCCCATCTACATCATCACGGAATATATGGAGAACG gaagcctggtggattTTCTCAAGACCTCCGAAGGCATCAAGCTGACTATCAACAAACTCTTGGACATGGCAGCCCAA ATTGCAGAGGGCATGGCATTCATTGAAGAGCAGAATTATATCCACCGTGACTTGAGGGCTGCCAACATCCTGGTGTCCCATAGCCTGAGCTGCAAGATCGCAGACTTTGGTCTAGCACGCCTCATTGAGGACAACGAGTACACAGCCAGGGAGG GTGCCAAGTTTCCCATTAAGTGGACAGCACCAGAAGCCATTAACTATGGGACATTCACCATCAAGTCGGACGTGTGGTCTTTTGGGATCCTGCTGACGGAGATTGTCACTCATGGTCGCATCCCTTACCCAG GGATGACCAATCCTGAGGTGATTCAGAACCTGGAGCGAGGCTACCGCATGGTACGACCTGACAACTGCCCGGAGGAGTTGTACCAGCTTATGATGCTGTGCTGGAAGGAGCGCCCGGAAGAACGGCCCACCTTTGACTACCTGCGCAGCGTGTTGGAGGACTTCTTCACAGCCACGGAGGGCCAGTACCAGCCCCAGCCCTGA
- the FAM167B gene encoding protein FAM167B produces MSLGPLKFQAVGEDEEDDEAESLDSVKALTAKLQLQTRRPSYLEWTARVQSQAWHRAQARPKPGGPGAICGFDSMDSALEWLRRELREMQAQDRQLAGQLLRLRAQLHRLKVDQVCHLHQELLNEAEMELEMEPGAGLALAPPLRHLGLTRMNISARRFTLC; encoded by the exons ATGTCCCTGGGACCATTAAAATTCCAGGCAGTGGGTGAAGATGAGGAGGATGACGAAGCAGAGAGCTTGGACTCTGTGAAGGCACTGACGGCCAAGCTGCAGCTACAGACACGACGGCCATCATACCTGGAGTGGACAGCCCGGGTCCAGAGCCAGGCCTGGCACAGGGCCCAAGCCAGACCCAAGCCCGGGGGACCTGGGGCCATTTGCGGATTCGACTCAATGGACTCTGCCCTTGAGTGGCTCCGACGGGAGCTG CGGGAGATGCAGGCACAGGACCGGCAGCTGGCAGGGCAGCTGCTTAGGCTGCGGGCCCAGCTGCACCGGCTGAAGGTGGACCAAGTCTGTCACCTGCACCAAGAGCTGCTGAACGAGGCCGAGATGGAGCTGGAGATGGAGCCCGGGGccggcctggccctggccccgcCACTGCGGCACCTGGGCCTCACGCGCATGAACATCAGTGCCCGGCGCTTCACCCTCTGCTAA